One segment of Rosa chinensis cultivar Old Blush chromosome 6, RchiOBHm-V2, whole genome shotgun sequence DNA contains the following:
- the LOC112172201 gene encoding zinc finger CCCH domain-containing protein 20, translated as MMLGEPSRLAPTLKVAPWDPFDDPTSGLGSPFSVRSPSANAGFLDSLSALHRFLPSNESDSLSDDPDMPLISCDQFRMFEFKVRRCARGRSHDWTECPYAHPGEKARRRDPRKYHYSGSACPDFRKGNCAKGDSCEFAHGVFECWLHPARYRTQPCKDGLACHRRVCFFAHTPEQLRVLPGHSPRTHGPGFFDSPTSPPISPPSDSPPMSPNSPQLRLNSVSELVASMRNFKLAKMQMSTTPPSWVGSGFGSPRGPPLRPDFFSLPNTPTRNSGRSGPGPFDLWEHSLVEEPAMERVESGRDLRARMYAKLSKDNSMGRVDSGGFSGPDVEWVSELVSEGEN; from the coding sequence ATGATGCTCGGAGAACCGAGCCGACTCGCTCCGACCCTCAAGGTCGCTCCGTGGGACCCATTCGACGACCCGACCTCCGGTCTAGGATCGCCGTTTTCCGTTCGCAGCCCATCTGCCAATGCCGGCTTCCTCGACTCGCTCTCGGCGCTCCACCGGTTCCTTCCGTCGAACGAGTCCGACTCACTGAGCGACGACCCGGACATGCCTCTCATTTCCTGCGACCAGTTCCGGATGTTTGAGTTCAAGGTTCGGCGCTGCGCACGTGGCAGGTCACATGACTGGACCGAGTGCCCGTACGCCCACCCGGGCGAGAAGGCCCGCCGCCGCGACCCGAGGAAGTACCACTATTCGGGTTCGGCCTGCCCCGATTTCCGCAAGGGCAACTGCGCTAAGGGAGACTCCTGCGAGTTCGCTCACGGCGTTTTCGAGTGCTGGCTCCACCCGGCTCGCTACCGGACCCAGCCATGCAAGGACGGGCTGGCCTGTCACCGCCGGGTCTGCTTCTTCGCCCACACGCCCGAACAGCTCCGGGTCCTGCCCGGCCACAGCCCGAGGACTCACGGGCCGGGTTTCTTCGATTCGCCCACTTCGCCTCCGATATCTCCGCCGTCGGATTCGCCGCCAATGTCTCCGAACAGTCCGCAACTCCGCCTCAACTCGGTGAGTGAACTCGTCGCGTCCATGCGCAACTTCAAGCTGGCCAAGATGCAAATGAGCACCACTCCTCCTTCGTGGGTTGGATCCGGGTTCGGATCCCCCCGCGGACCTCCGCTCCGACCCGATTTCTTTAGCCTCCCCAACACCCCAACTCGCAATTCGGGTCGGTCCGGACCGGGCCCGTTTGATCTGTGGGAGCACTCGCTGGTTGAAGAGCCGGCAATGGAGAGGGTGGAGTCGGGAAGGGACCTAAGGGCGAGAATGTACGCGAAGCTGAGTAAGGATAACTCGATGGGCCGGGTTGACTCAGGCGGGTTTTCGGGTCCTGATGTGGAGTGGGTATCAGAGTTAGTGAGTGAGGGCGAGAACTGA